In a single window of the Leisingera daeponensis DSM 23529 genome:
- a CDS encoding bifunctional ADP-dependent NAD(P)H-hydrate dehydratase/NAD(P)H-hydrate epimerase → MTELLTAAQMRAIEQAAIESGEVTGLELMERAGQGVVEAIFEEWPELAEPVEGGRGAGPSRSPEFLEKDEKPRRAVVLCGPGNNGGDGFVVARLLKERGWEVEVFLYGDPDKLPPDAKVNYERWRKLGSVNEWDDRGVRDFYERDEESQFLVIDALFGTGLTRKMPDDTDEAWNGFMPTPLIADAHEPNEDRFVAIDFPSGVCSDSGRDFGALPTHLTVTFHSAKIGHHMSQSCGSYGGAKGCGKLKVVPLGLPKVYPKGCVELLGYEKGNLSKKYSGHKYSHGHALILSGGHGKTGAARLAARGALRIGAGLVTVGSPRSAMFENAANLTAIMLRQIDGAHGLAELLEDDRLSALCLGPGMGRGADTQAMVFAALKEQRPTVLDADALTRFELKPEALFEALHENCVLTPHGGEFARLFPDLAEKLNAPATRGPAYSKVDATREAAKRAGCVVLFKGPDTVIAAPDGRCSVNSAHYDRSAPWLATAGSGDVLAGFITGLMARGFAPMQAAETAAYIHVECALHFGPGLIAEDLPEQLPAVFRKLGL, encoded by the coding sequence ATGACCGAACTGCTGACCGCAGCCCAGATGCGGGCCATCGAACAGGCCGCCATCGAGTCCGGTGAAGTCACCGGGCTGGAGCTGATGGAACGGGCCGGGCAGGGGGTGGTCGAGGCCATCTTCGAGGAATGGCCGGAGCTGGCGGAGCCTGTTGAGGGCGGGCGAGGGGCCGGCCCCTCGCGCTCCCCGGAGTTTTTGGAGAAAGATGAAAAGCCGCGCCGGGCGGTGGTCCTGTGCGGGCCGGGCAACAATGGTGGCGACGGCTTTGTGGTGGCGCGTCTGCTGAAGGAGCGCGGCTGGGAGGTGGAGGTGTTCCTCTACGGCGACCCGGACAAGCTGCCGCCGGATGCGAAGGTGAACTATGAGCGGTGGCGGAAGTTGGGCAGTGTCAATGAGTGGGATGATCGAGGTGTCCGTGATTTCTACGAAAGGGATGAAGAAAGCCAGTTTCTCGTAATTGACGCATTATTCGGAACGGGGCTGACCCGCAAAATGCCTGATGACACGGATGAAGCTTGGAATGGCTTTATGCCGACTCCTCTGATTGCGGATGCGCATGAGCCGAACGAAGACCGCTTCGTCGCGATTGATTTTCCTAGCGGTGTTTGCAGCGATAGCGGGCGAGACTTTGGAGCCCTCCCAACTCATCTTACTGTAACATTCCATAGCGCAAAAATTGGCCATCATATGAGTCAGAGTTGCGGCAGCTACGGAGGAGCGAAAGGCTGCGGGAAACTCAAAGTTGTGCCACTAGGTTTGCCCAAAGTTTATCCCAAAGGCTGCGTCGAGTTGCTTGGCTACGAGAAAGGAAATCTAAGTAAGAAATATTCGGGCCACAAATACTCCCACGGCCACGCCCTCATCCTCTCTGGCGGCCACGGCAAAACCGGCGCCGCGCGCCTTGCCGCCCGCGGAGCCTTGCGGATCGGGGCAGGGCTGGTCACCGTCGGCTCGCCGCGCTCAGCGATGTTCGAAAACGCCGCCAACCTGACCGCCATCATGCTGCGCCAGATCGACGGGGCGCATGGGCTTGCGGAACTGCTGGAAGACGACCGCCTCAGCGCTCTCTGCCTTGGGCCGGGCATGGGGCGCGGGGCGGACACGCAGGCGATGGTCTTTGCGGCGCTGAAGGAACAGCGGCCAACCGTTCTGGATGCCGATGCGCTCACAAGGTTTGAACTGAAACCCGAGGCGCTGTTTGAGGCCCTGCACGAAAATTGCGTGCTCACCCCGCATGGCGGTGAATTTGCCAGGCTGTTCCCGGACCTCGCGGAGAAACTGAACGCCCCCGCGACCAGAGGCCCCGCCTATTCCAAGGTCGACGCCACCCGCGAGGCCGCCAAACGCGCGGGCTGCGTGGTGCTGTTCAAGGGGCCGGATACGGTGATCGCCGCGCCGGACGGGCGCTGCTCTGTGAATTCCGCCCATTACGACCGCTCCGCGCCCTGGCTGGCCACCGCCGGTTCGGGGGACGTGCTGGCGGGGTTCATCACCGGGCTGATGGCGCGCGGCTTCGCCCCGATGCAGGCGGCAGAGACCGCCGCCTATATCCATGTTGAATGCGCGCTGCACTTCGGCCCCGGCCTGATTGCCGAGGACCTGCCGGAGCAGCTCCCCGCGGTGTTCCGCAAGCTGGGACTGTAA
- the glnA gene encoding type I glutamate--ammonia ligase, whose translation MSVDAVLKTLKDEDVAYVDIRFTDVRGKLQHVTVDVDLVDEDFLEEGFMFDGSSIAGWKSIENSDMKLMADTESAYIDPFYAEKTLCLHCSIVEPDTGEAYERDPRGTAQKAEAYLKSSGIGDVAYMGPEAEFFLFDDVRYSNTINKVSYEVDATDASWNTDAEFEMGNMGHRPGLKGGYFPVNPIDEAQDLRSEMLSTMKRLGMKVDKHHHEVASCQHELGLIFDSLTKQADEIQKYKYVIHNVAHAYGKSATFMPKPIYGDNGSGMHVNMSIWKDGKPLFAGDKYADLSQEALYFIGGILKHAKTLNAFTNPGTNSYKRLIPGFEAPVLRAYSARNRSGCVRIPWTESPKAKRVEARFPDPSANPYLCFAALLMAGLDGIRNKIDPGEAMDKNLYDLPAEELEGIPTVCGSLREALDALAADHDFLLQGDVFTKDQIDGYIALKMEEVHKYEHTPHPVEFGMYYSC comes from the coding sequence ATGAGCGTAGACGCAGTTCTCAAGACACTTAAGGACGAGGACGTCGCCTATGTCGACATCCGCTTCACCGATGTGCGCGGCAAGCTGCAGCACGTGACCGTGGACGTGGACCTGGTCGACGAAGACTTTCTGGAAGAAGGCTTCATGTTCGACGGCTCGTCGATCGCCGGCTGGAAGTCGATCGAAAACTCCGACATGAAACTGATGGCGGACACCGAATCCGCGTATATCGACCCGTTCTATGCGGAAAAGACCCTGTGCCTGCACTGCTCCATCGTTGAGCCGGACACCGGTGAAGCCTATGAGCGCGACCCGCGCGGCACCGCCCAGAAGGCCGAGGCCTACCTGAAATCCTCCGGCATCGGCGACGTGGCCTATATGGGCCCGGAAGCGGAATTCTTCCTGTTCGACGACGTGCGCTACTCCAACACCATCAACAAGGTGTCCTATGAGGTTGACGCAACCGACGCCTCCTGGAACACCGACGCCGAGTTCGAAATGGGCAACATGGGCCACCGCCCGGGCCTGAAGGGCGGCTATTTCCCGGTGAACCCGATCGACGAAGCGCAGGACCTGCGGTCCGAAATGCTGTCGACCATGAAGCGCCTGGGCATGAAGGTGGACAAGCACCACCACGAGGTTGCGTCCTGCCAGCACGAGCTGGGCCTGATCTTTGACAGCCTGACCAAACAGGCCGACGAGATCCAGAAGTACAAGTACGTGATCCACAACGTGGCGCACGCCTATGGCAAGTCGGCGACCTTCATGCCGAAGCCGATCTACGGCGACAACGGCTCTGGCATGCACGTCAACATGTCGATCTGGAAAGACGGCAAGCCGCTGTTTGCAGGCGACAAATACGCGGACCTGTCGCAGGAAGCGCTGTATTTTATCGGCGGCATCCTGAAGCACGCCAAGACCCTGAACGCCTTCACCAACCCGGGCACCAACTCCTACAAGCGCCTGATCCCGGGCTTCGAGGCCCCGGTTCTGCGCGCCTACTCCGCCCGCAACCGCTCCGGCTGCGTCCGGATCCCGTGGACCGAAAGCCCGAAGGCCAAGCGCGTCGAAGCCCGTTTCCCCGATCCGAGCGCAAATCCCTACCTGTGCTTTGCCGCGCTGCTGATGGCCGGCCTGGACGGCATCCGCAACAAGATCGATCCGGGCGAAGCCATGGACAAAAACCTGTACGACCTGCCGGCCGAGGAGCTGGAAGGCATCCCGACCGTCTGCGGCTCCCTGCGTGAAGCCCTGGACGCGCTGGCCGCCGACCACGACTTCCTGCTGCAGGGCGACGTGTTCACCAAGGACCAGATCGACGGCTACATCGCGCTGAAGATGGAAGAGGTCCACAAGTACGAGCACACCCCGCACCCGGTTGAGTTCGGCATGTACTACAGCTGCTAA
- a CDS encoding globin-coupled sensor protein — protein sequence MSKTDNQRIISKFALDGDHQKDLMRASSLLAPYFDVILDKFYAFAQSDREASMFFPNEEILTHARTAQKRHWELLLRGDFPEEYFASADRVGTVHFKIQLPFELYLSAYSRATSHIQQVLGERFGTAVTPGGRRKLFAMLGALNRAFALDTYFVIDAYFAAQRAEQDTAFDYITSGIERMEARDLSQIIPAPGESDYPARYDAVRVTFNRLMGSLAGVIGSIQDSAEGLNSTAGEISDAAQELSQRTETQAATLEETAAAVEEITSSMRSSSEATRETSTVAATAQACAEDGFAVVTDAVSKMKEIADSSDRISQIIGVIDDISFQTNLLALNAGVEAARAGEAGRGFAVVASEVRGLAQRAAVSAKEIKELINISSGHVDEGVSLVDRAGEVLTRIVTDVKRVSELSASVSASTSEQSTGLTEINTGVSHLDGVTQQNAAMVEQTTAATVTMRQDAQALADLVKSFKVARTTAPVMAPGAERGGLRLAG from the coding sequence ATGAGTAAAACGGATAACCAGCGCATCATCTCGAAATTTGCGCTTGATGGAGACCATCAAAAAGACCTGATGCGCGCAAGCTCCCTGCTGGCGCCTTACTTCGATGTGATCCTCGACAAGTTCTATGCTTTTGCCCAGTCGGACCGGGAAGCAAGCATGTTCTTTCCCAACGAGGAAATCCTCACCCACGCAAGGACGGCACAGAAGCGTCATTGGGAACTGCTGCTGAGAGGCGATTTCCCGGAAGAGTATTTCGCGTCCGCGGACCGCGTCGGCACCGTCCACTTCAAGATCCAGCTTCCGTTCGAGCTTTACCTGTCGGCCTATTCGCGGGCGACATCCCACATCCAGCAGGTCCTTGGCGAACGGTTCGGGACTGCGGTGACCCCGGGCGGGCGGCGCAAGCTGTTTGCCATGCTGGGGGCGCTGAACCGGGCGTTCGCGCTGGACACCTATTTCGTGATCGACGCCTACTTCGCGGCGCAGCGCGCGGAGCAGGACACCGCCTTTGACTACATCACCTCGGGGATCGAGCGGATGGAAGCCCGCGATCTCTCGCAGATAATCCCGGCCCCTGGCGAAAGCGACTACCCCGCGCGTTACGACGCGGTGCGGGTCACGTTCAACCGGCTGATGGGCAGCCTGGCCGGGGTGATCGGCAGCATCCAGGACTCCGCCGAGGGCCTGAACAGCACCGCCGGCGAAATCTCCGATGCCGCGCAGGAGTTGTCGCAGCGCACCGAAACCCAGGCTGCAACGCTGGAGGAAACGGCGGCGGCGGTTGAGGAAATCACCTCCAGCATGCGGTCTTCTTCGGAAGCGACCAGGGAAACCAGCACCGTTGCCGCAACCGCGCAAGCCTGCGCCGAGGACGGCTTTGCGGTGGTCACGGACGCGGTGAGCAAGATGAAGGAAATTGCCGACTCGTCCGACCGGATCTCCCAGATCATCGGCGTGATTGACGACATCTCCTTCCAGACCAACCTGCTGGCGCTGAACGCCGGGGTCGAGGCCGCGCGCGCCGGCGAAGCCGGGCGCGGCTTTGCGGTTGTCGCCTCCGAAGTGCGCGGGCTGGCCCAGCGGGCCGCCGTGTCCGCCAAGGAAATCAAGGAGCTGATCAACATCAGCTCAGGCCATGTGGACGAAGGGGTCTCGCTTGTGGACCGCGCCGGCGAAGTTCTGACGCGGATCGTGACCGATGTGAAGCGGGTGTCGGAGCTGTCGGCGTCGGTCTCCGCCTCCACAAGCGAGCAGAGCACCGGCCTGACGGAGATCAACACCGGTGTTTCGCATCTGGACGGTGTCACCCAGCAAAACGCTGCCATGGTCGAGCAGACGACAGCCGCCACGGTCACCATGCGCCAGGATGCGCAGGCGCTGGCCGATCTGGTCAAGTCGTTCAAGGTTGCCCGGACAACCGCCCCGGTTATGGCGCCCGGCGCGGAGAGAGGCGGCCTGCGGCTGGCCGGCTGA
- a CDS encoding P-II family nitrogen regulator, translating into MKKIEAIIKPFKLDEVKEALQDVGVQGLSVIEVKGFGRQKGHTELYRGAEYVVDFLPKVKVEVVLDDDQVDQAIEAIVDAAKTDKIGDGKIFVSPVEQAIRIRTGETGPDAL; encoded by the coding sequence ATGAAAAAGATCGAAGCCATCATCAAGCCTTTTAAACTGGATGAGGTGAAGGAAGCGTTGCAGGACGTCGGCGTCCAGGGTCTTTCTGTCATCGAAGTCAAGGGCTTTGGCCGCCAGAAGGGCCATACCGAGCTGTACCGCGGCGCCGAATATGTGGTCGACTTCCTGCCCAAGGTGAAGGTCGAGGTTGTGCTGGACGACGATCAGGTCGACCAGGCGATTGAGGCCATTGTCGACGCCGCCAAGACCGACAAGATCGGCGACGGCAAGATCTTTGTCTCGCCCGTCGAGCAAGCGATCCGCATCCGTACCGGCGAGACCGGCCCGGACGCACTCTAA